In the genome of Candidatus Kuenenbacteria bacterium, one region contains:
- a CDS encoding DUF2304 family protein, protein MLIQILAVLFCLFALWRVVAKFRRQELKPTEFAMWFIFWLAVGVAFFTPSSLTYLANLLGIGRGTDLVLYVAVVVVFYLMFRIFVRLEKMEHEITRVVRDKTLNDSKKD, encoded by the coding sequence ATGTTAATTCAAATCCTCGCCGTTCTCTTCTGTCTTTTCGCCCTCTGGCGTGTCGTCGCCAAATTCCGCCGGCAGGAATTAAAACCTACAGAATTTGCCATGTGGTTTATTTTTTGGTTGGCTGTCGGAGTGGCCTTTTTCACGCCCAGTTCTCTGACCTACCTTGCCAACCTACTTGGTATCGGCCGTGGCACTGATTTAGTTTTGTATGTTGCTGTAGTGGTTGTTTTCTATCTTATGTTTCGTATTTTTGTCCGCCTGGAAAAAATGGAGCACGAGATCACCAGGGTGGTCCGCGATAAAACACTAAATGATTCAAAAAAAGATTAA
- the gatB gene encoding Asp-tRNA(Asn)/Glu-tRNA(Gln) amidotransferase subunit GatB, which yields MDNNQYLPTIGLEIHVQLKTNSKMFCSCANTSWKIGVEELLPNSHICPICTGQPGTLPSINMEAIKMVIKAGLALECIIAKHSKFDRKNYFYPDLPKGYQISQYDQPLCTNGILIFGHSRIGVERIHLEEDTGRLIHDQSETDSLVDLNRAGIPLMELVTKPDIHSAGEAKEFCQELQKILRQLDISDADMEKSQMRCEVNISLSNTHKLGTKVEVKNLNSFKAVERSIEYEIMRQTKLLSTGEGVIQETRGWNDKEQTTYSQRNKEEAHDYRYFPEPDLPPIILTDEDIEKIKQELPELPQAKVQRFIDEYDFTPSDAKLLVLDKKLADFAEQSMSELHSWLSDLDEVELEDADPWEKYRGKLSKLVANWLINKLPPVMTSKGKTFENSPLTPENFAEFITLIYKNKINSNNALEILDQMVEKGGDPTDILEDRGLHLLENVSDLEPIIDKIIKNNPAQVEQFKKGKTALMQFFLGQVMKESQGKANPKMAEDLITQKLS from the coding sequence ATGGACAATAATCAATATTTGCCCACTATTGGGCTAGAAATACATGTTCAGCTCAAAACTAATTCCAAGATGTTTTGCTCTTGTGCCAATACTTCTTGGAAAATAGGCGTTGAGGAATTATTACCCAATAGTCATATTTGTCCTATCTGTACTGGCCAGCCAGGCACGCTGCCGTCTATCAATATGGAGGCAATCAAGATGGTTATTAAAGCCGGATTGGCCCTCGAATGTATTATCGCCAAGCACTCCAAATTTGACCGCAAAAACTATTTTTATCCAGATTTACCCAAGGGTTATCAAATTTCCCAATATGATCAGCCACTTTGCACCAATGGCATTTTAATTTTCGGCCATAGTCGCATAGGCGTTGAACGCATACACCTCGAGGAAGACACCGGCCGCCTTATCCACGACCAAAGTGAGACGGATTCTCTGGTGGATCTCAATCGCGCCGGCATACCACTCATGGAATTAGTCACCAAACCCGATATCCACTCTGCTGGCGAAGCCAAAGAATTTTGTCAGGAGCTCCAAAAAATTCTCCGCCAGCTGGATATTTCTGATGCTGATATGGAAAAAAGCCAGATGCGCTGTGAGGTCAATATTTCACTTAGTAATACTCACAAGCTCGGTACCAAAGTAGAAGTAAAAAATCTCAATTCTTTCAAGGCGGTCGAGCGCTCTATCGAATATGAAATAATGCGTCAGACAAAATTACTATCCACTGGCGAGGGGGTCATCCAGGAAACGCGTGGCTGGAACGACAAAGAACAAACTACCTATAGCCAAAGGAATAAAGAGGAAGCCCACGACTACCGCTATTTCCCTGAGCCTGATTTACCACCCATAATCTTGACTGATGAAGACATTGAAAAGATAAAACAGGAATTACCAGAATTGCCCCAAGCCAAAGTTCAAAGATTTATTGATGAATATGATTTTACCCCTAGTGATGCCAAACTTTTGGTTCTCGATAAAAAACTGGCTGATTTTGCCGAACAATCCATGAGTGAACTCCATAGTTGGCTTTCTGATCTGGATGAAGTCGAGCTCGAAGATGCTGACCCCTGGGAAAAATATCGGGGCAAATTGAGCAAATTGGTAGCCAACTGGCTGATCAATAAATTACCGCCCGTCATGACCAGCAAAGGCAAAACCTTCGAAAATTCGCCCCTAACCCCCGAAAACTTTGCTGAATTTATCACCTTGATTTATAAAAATAAAATTAATTCTAATAATGCCCTGGAAATTTTGGATCAAATGGTAGAAAAGGGCGGCGATCCCACGGATATTTTAGAAGATAGGGGATTGCATCTTTTGGAAAATGTTTCCGACCTAGAGCCCATCATTGATAAAATTATAAAAAATAATCCTGCCCAAGTTGAGCAATTTAAAAAAGGCAAAACTGCCCTGATGCAATTTTTTCTTGGGCAAGTTATGAAAGAGTCTCAAGGCAAGGCCAATCCGAAAATGGCCGAAGACCTAATTACACAAAAATTAAGTTAA
- a CDS encoding glycosyltransferase family 2 protein yields MPKIFIIIATWNSEKFLSDLFWSLKNMDYPKENWNLVVVDNGSKDKTLEILNDWQKKMFNFPTIIRNEKNLGFAPGYNQGINYALKHNPDYIVLLNDDTIVEPDWLHIIIQKMENKPEIGLAQPLITRYPEKNRVNSFGNAFHFLGFGYSFGDNWPIGQLFQKYGQSDYEPAYLSFTAVVVRRAVFEQIGLLDERYFAYHEDSDFCFRARLTDWHLLAVSNSIVHHHYKFPSKKNKERYFWLEKNRLYFTLKFYKLRTLALAFPAWLVMELGLIIFSLVRGFFWQRLKAYGWVIWNLAGIIKSRRAIQKNRKFTDYQLFDFMTGRIEFQEIKNPLLDYLGNPFLNLYFKIIKKFV; encoded by the coding sequence ATGCCAAAAATTTTTATCATCATTGCCACCTGGAATTCGGAAAAATTTTTATCCGACCTTTTCTGGTCACTCAAAAACATGGACTACCCCAAAGAAAATTGGAATTTGGTGGTAGTGGACAACGGCTCCAAAGACAAAACCCTAGAAATTTTAAATGATTGGCAGAAAAAAATGTTTAATTTTCCGACCATTATTCGCAATGAAAAAAATCTTGGCTTTGCCCCCGGTTATAATCAGGGCATTAATTATGCTCTCAAGCACAACCCCGATTATATTGTTCTATTAAACGATGACACCATTGTCGAGCCCGACTGGTTGCATATTATTATCCAAAAAATGGAAAATAAACCAGAGATCGGCTTGGCCCAGCCGCTCATCACTCGTTATCCAGAGAAAAATCGGGTCAACAGCTTTGGCAATGCTTTTCACTTTCTCGGTTTTGGCTACTCTTTTGGTGACAACTGGCCCATTGGCCAGTTATTTCAAAAATATGGCCAAAGCGACTATGAACCAGCTTATTTGTCCTTTACTGCTGTGGTGGTCCGCCGCGCAGTCTTTGAGCAAATTGGCCTCTTGGATGAAAGATATTTTGCCTATCATGAAGACTCTGATTTTTGTTTTCGCGCTCGGCTCACCGACTGGCATCTTTTGGCCGTTAGCAACTCTATTGTCCATCATCATTACAAATTTCCTTCTAAAAAAAATAAAGAACGCTATTTCTGGCTGGAAAAAAATCGCCTCTATTTTACTCTCAAATTTTACAAATTACGCACGCTAGCTCTGGCCTTTCCAGCTTGGCTAGTTATGGAATTAGGGTTAATTATCTTTTCGCTGGTTCGTGGCTTTTTCTGGCAACGGCTCAAAGCTTATGGTTGGGTTATTTGGAATTTAGCCGGCATTATTAAATCTCGGCGTGCTATTCAAAAAAATAGAAAATTTACCGACTATCAGCTGTTTGATTTTATGACTGGGCGTATTGAATTTCAGGAAATCAAAAATCCGCTTTTGGATTATCTTGGCAATCCATTTTTGAATTTGTATTTTAAAATCATTAAAAAATTTGTATGA
- a CDS encoding efflux RND transporter periplasmic adaptor subunit: MKKKKIIVAVVVIAVIIFAVLIFGSKKTTVSYTTAKAEIGTVIQTVDVTGSVASAEDINLNFKNTGKITTIKVKVGDKVKTGDLLATLDTAALASRVADANSALIEAQANLEKIISGATPEDIRISEINVDQKKQDLASAENNLTNLELNRETELKNLKNTAIASINNQIIVAEHAIQTAKDTLKDDDAEDTLGILNRSSITTAANSEIAATSAVNYAKTRSDTLGSDSPDETVLSVINDTKKALDGVRQYLSDAFSVLAATITSSDLTQTELDALIGNIQTEQSNISTAKTTLQTAEANWTNKIVYYTDQLAKLKNLVVSAKDSLALAEAQLALKKAKPQSYDIKSAEAGVAKARASLALAEANLSDVIIKAPVDGVITEVNNKIGEQNSLTTPVIKMIGDSKLEIEANIPESDIAKVKAEQKAEITLDSFGEEQIFPGVVTFVNPAEKIIQDVVYYEVKVQFNENIDSIKPGMTANVIMETDKVENVLRVPLRAVKQKNGVKIVEVLVNGLPQEKTVTTGLRGDEYMEILSGINEGEDVITFTKTK; this comes from the coding sequence ATGAAAAAGAAAAAGATCATTGTCGCTGTTGTTGTAATCGCAGTAATTATTTTTGCTGTGTTGATTTTTGGTAGTAAAAAAACCACTGTTTCCTACACCACCGCCAAAGCAGAAATCGGGACAGTTATCCAGACAGTTGATGTCACCGGCTCTGTCGCCTCGGCTGAAGATATAAATTTAAATTTTAAAAATACGGGTAAAATCACAACTATCAAGGTGAAAGTAGGAGATAAAGTAAAAACAGGAGACCTCTTGGCCACTCTTGATACAGCCGCTTTGGCTAGCCGGGTCGCTGATGCCAATAGCGCCCTGATTGAAGCCCAGGCCAATTTGGAAAAAATAATTTCCGGGGCCACCCCAGAGGATATTCGCATTTCAGAAATAAATGTTGACCAAAAAAAACAAGACCTAGCCAGTGCTGAAAATAATCTAACCAATCTAGAATTGAACCGCGAAACAGAGCTAAAAAATTTAAAAAATACCGCCATTGCCTCTATTAATAATCAAATAATAGTCGCTGAGCACGCCATACAAACCGCCAAGGACACTCTCAAAGATGATGATGCCGAAGATACCCTCGGGATTCTAAACCGCTCTAGTATTACCACTGCTGCTAATAGTGAAATTGCTGCAACCAGTGCGGTGAATTATGCCAAAACAAGGAGCGATACCCTTGGCTCTGACTCACCCGATGAAACTGTTTTGTCGGTTATTAATGATACCAAAAAAGCCCTGGACGGTGTAAGGCAATATCTTTCTGATGCTTTTTCTGTTTTGGCCGCTACTATTACCAGTAGTGATTTAACGCAAACAGAGTTAGATGCCCTTATCGGAAATATCCAAACAGAACAGTCTAATATTTCCACCGCCAAAACTACCCTGCAAACAGCTGAAGCCAACTGGACCAACAAGATAGTTTATTATACCGATCAGCTAGCCAAATTAAAAAATTTAGTTGTTTCTGCCAAAGACTCTTTGGCTTTGGCCGAAGCCCAGCTGGCCCTGAAAAAAGCCAAGCCCCAAAGCTATGATATAAAATCAGCAGAGGCCGGCGTAGCCAAAGCTCGGGCCAGTTTGGCTCTAGCAGAAGCCAACCTCAGCGATGTTATTATCAAGGCGCCGGTTGATGGTGTTATCACAGAGGTGAATAATAAAATAGGCGAACAAAACTCACTCACCACCCCGGTTATAAAAATGATTGGTGACTCAAAACTGGAAATAGAAGCCAATATCCCCGAATCAGATATTGCCAAAGTCAAGGCCGAGCAAAAAGCTGAGATCACCCTTGATTCTTTTGGCGAAGAACAAATATTTCCTGGCGTTGTCACCTTTGTCAATCCAGCCGAAAAAATAATTCAGGATGTTGTTTACTATGAAGTTAAAGTTCAATTCAACGAAAACATAGACAGCATTAAACCCGGCATGACCGCCAATGTTATTATGGAGACCGATAAGGTTGAAAATGTTCTTCGTGTACCACTCAGGGCTGTCAAACAAAAAAATGGCGTCAAAATAGTAGAAGTTCTGGTCAATGGCCTGCCTCAAGAAAAAACCGTGACCACCGGCCTCAGGGGTGATGAATATATGGAAATACTCTCTGGCATCAATGAGGGTGAAGATGTTATTACCTTTACTAAAACCAAATAG
- a CDS encoding FtsX-like permease family protein produces the protein MTFLRIVELSFRNFRSNKKRSFLTVLGIVIGVAAVIIIMSVGAGAQSLIFNQINSQGTSLIGILPGYSDENGPPASAMGIVVTSLKESDGEALKQIKEITAVSSYVRGIDTAQWQNQKIDATFVGVNADYPLVEEVKMASGDFFDEADDKAMARVAVLGYGAAEDLFGGEDPLGQEIKIKGVNLKIIGVVAKRGVVAFQNQDELIFLPLSVAQKLLLGINHVSMIRAKVVNDSEVQNALEQTRQILMERHDINKPEEADFSARAAAQALDALKQVTDALKFFLAGIAAISLFVGGIGIMNIMLVAVNERMKEIGLRKAVGATEKNIQNQFLVEAMMVTLLGGVIGIIFGISFSALIAIVAKYLDYKWDFVVTIPSVLVGVFISCLVGVVFGWYPARQASRLEPVEALRHE, from the coding sequence ATGACCTTTTTACGCATAGTAGAATTATCCTTTAGAAATTTTAGATCAAACAAAAAAAGATCTTTTTTAACCGTACTCGGTATTGTTATTGGTGTCGCCGCTGTTATTATTATTATGTCTGTCGGTGCCGGAGCCCAAAGTCTGATTTTTAATCAAATAAATTCTCAGGGTACCAGCCTCATTGGTATTTTGCCTGGCTATAGCGATGAAAATGGCCCGCCAGCTTCAGCCATGGGCATAGTTGTTACCAGCTTGAAAGAGAGTGATGGCGAGGCCCTCAAACAGATAAAAGAAATAACCGCCGTTTCTAGTTATGTCAGGGGTATTGATACTGCCCAATGGCAAAATCAAAAAATAGATGCTACTTTTGTCGGAGTCAATGCCGACTACCCGCTGGTCGAAGAGGTCAAAATGGCCTCTGGTGATTTTTTCGACGAGGCCGATGATAAGGCCATGGCAAGGGTGGCGGTTTTGGGCTATGGCGCGGCCGAAGATTTATTTGGGGGCGAAGATCCGCTTGGCCAGGAAATAAAAATCAAAGGTGTCAATCTGAAAATCATCGGCGTCGTAGCCAAAAGGGGAGTAGTTGCTTTTCAAAACCAAGACGAGCTCATATTTTTGCCGCTTTCTGTGGCTCAAAAATTATTATTAGGTATCAATCATGTCAGCATGATCAGAGCCAAAGTCGTCAATGACTCCGAGGTACAAAATGCTCTGGAGCAGACCCGTCAAATACTCATGGAGCGCCATGATATCAATAAACCTGAAGAAGCTGATTTTTCCGCCAGAGCCGCCGCCCAGGCACTCGATGCACTAAAGCAAGTTACTGATGCACTAAAATTTTTCCTAGCCGGCATTGCCGCCATCTCTCTTTTTGTTGGCGGTATTGGCATAATGAATATCATGCTTGTCGCTGTCAATGAAAGAATGAAAGAAATCGGCCTGCGCAAGGCCGTCGGGGCTACGGAAAAAAATATCCAAAATCAATTTTTGGTTGAGGCAATGATGGTTACGTTACTCGGCGGGGTTATCGGTATAATTTTTGGTATTTCCTTTTCAGCCCTTATCGCTATTGTCGCCAAGTACCTTGACTATAAATGGGATTTTGTCGTTACCATTCCTTCTGTCTTAGTTGGCGTTTTTATCTCTTGCTTGGTTGGTGTAGTCTTCGGCTGGTATCCAGCTCGTCAAGCCTCGCGCCTAGAGCCAGTTGAAGCCTTGCGTCATGAATAA
- a CDS encoding ABC transporter ATP-binding protein — protein sequence MAATKELINLKDICKDFITDEVETKVLHHLNCVINRGEFVAIMGPSGSGKSTLMHILSFLDRPTCGKYFFEGEDTSEFDDDRLAALRNKKIGFVFQSFNLLPRTTVLDNVILPLEYNGAKDKKYAAENALKSVGLEHRLEHFSNQLSGGEKQRVAIARALVNEPEVIFADEPTGNLDSKSGQQVMEILRRLNDEGKTIILVTHEQYTAAVAKRILKMYDGEVVLDELVKNRVDVKSGLIK from the coding sequence ATGGCAGCCACCAAAGAACTTATAAACCTCAAAGATATCTGTAAGGATTTTATCACCGACGAGGTAGAAACCAAGGTCTTACACCACCTCAATTGTGTCATAAACAGGGGTGAATTTGTTGCTATCATGGGCCCTTCTGGCTCTGGCAAGTCTACCCTCATGCACATCTTGAGCTTTTTGGACCGTCCAACTTGTGGTAAATATTTTTTTGAGGGCGAAGATACAAGTGAATTTGACGACGACAGGTTGGCAGCATTGCGCAATAAAAAAATTGGTTTCGTTTTCCAATCTTTCAATCTTTTGCCTCGTACTACCGTCTTAGATAATGTTATTTTACCTTTAGAATATAATGGTGCCAAGGATAAAAAATACGCCGCAGAAAATGCTTTAAAAAGTGTTGGGCTCGAGCATCGCCTAGAGCATTTCTCCAACCAGTTATCTGGTGGCGAAAAACAAAGAGTGGCCATCGCCAGAGCCCTGGTCAATGAACCAGAGGTTATCTTTGCCGATGAGCCCACTGGCAACCTTGATTCCAAATCTGGCCAGCAAGTCATGGAAATTTTGCGTCGCCTCAATGATGAAGGCAAAACTATTATCTTGGTCACTCATGAACAATATACTGCAGCCGTAGCCAAGCGCATTCTCAAAATGTATGACGGCGAAGTTGTCTTGGATGAATTGGTAAAAAATAGAGTTGATGTTAAAAGCGGCCTAATTAAGTAA
- a CDS encoding FtsX-like permease family protein, producing MQFLSPLKIAYRALRAHKVRSALTVLGLLIGVASIIIVMNMGQGIKGFVLKQVEIFGSDFIQVEVKVPTTGKNSSSNATNMAQGITITTLKLEDAEAVGKLPNVRGFYAGQMGQAILSRQDATKTAMLWGVSSSFFELSKLKVATGRPYTKEEDLSESRVVVLGGTLKEKIFGEDEAVGQLVKVGNKNFRVIGVMEKQGSGSFYDMDSIAYLPLRTLQKQIMGVDYIMYFTVYINDKNLAADTAANIEYTLRERHKITDPRKDDFGVTTTDEAMGMINTITGGITLLLAAIAGISLLVGGVGIMNIMYVSVLERTYEIGLRKSVGATSKNILWQFLWEAIFLTFLGGLVGVLIGSLFSFIAFTLAKNFGFDWGFKFSFTGLFLGVGFSVITGLIFGVYPAKKAANMNPVEALRYE from the coding sequence ATGCAATTTTTATCACCGCTCAAAATCGCTTACCGCGCCCTTCGCGCCCACAAAGTTCGTTCCGCCTTGACGGTGCTCGGTCTTTTGATTGGCGTTGCCTCGATTATTATTGTCATGAACATGGGCCAAGGTATAAAGGGTTTTGTTTTAAAGCAAGTGGAAATTTTTGGTTCTGATTTTATTCAAGTCGAAGTAAAAGTCCCCACTACTGGTAAAAATTCTTCCTCCAATGCCACCAATATGGCCCAGGGCATTACCATTACCACTTTAAAATTGGAAGACGCTGAAGCTGTGGGCAAACTACCAAACGTACGTGGTTTTTACGCCGGCCAGATGGGCCAAGCAATATTGTCCCGCCAAGATGCCACAAAAACTGCGATGCTTTGGGGCGTTTCCTCTAGTTTTTTTGAGCTAAGCAAATTAAAGGTGGCCACCGGCCGGCCATACACCAAAGAAGAAGATCTCTCAGAATCAAGGGTTGTTGTGCTCGGGGGCACCCTGAAAGAAAAAATATTTGGTGAAGACGAAGCGGTCGGTCAATTGGTCAAAGTTGGTAATAAAAATTTTCGGGTTATTGGTGTTATGGAAAAACAAGGCTCTGGTTCTTTCTATGATATGGACAGTATTGCCTATCTGCCCTTGCGCACTTTGCAAAAACAGATAATGGGTGTTGACTATATTATGTACTTTACCGTTTATATCAACGATAAAAATTTGGCTGCCGACACCGCCGCCAATATTGAATATACCTTACGCGAAAGACACAAAATCACCGACCCCAGAAAAGATGATTTTGGGGTCACTACTACCGATGAGGCAATGGGCATGATCAATACTATCACCGGTGGCATTACCCTTCTTTTGGCCGCCATCGCCGGCATCTCTCTTTTGGTTGGTGGCGTCGGGATTATGAATATTATGTATGTTTCTGTGCTGGAAAGAACTTATGAAATTGGCCTGCGCAAAAGTGTTGGTGCTACTAGTAAAAATATTCTCTGGCAATTTCTTTGGGAGGCTATATTTCTTACTTTTCTTGGCGGGTTGGTCGGAGTTTTAATTGGCTCTCTTTTTAGCTTTATCGCTTTTACCCTAGCCAAGAACTTTGGTTTTGATTGGGGTTTCAAATTTTCTTTTACTGGCTTATTTTTAGGTGTTGGTTTCTCTGTCATTACTGGTTTGATTTTTGGGGTTTATCCGGCCAAAAAAGCCGCCAATATGAATCCAGTTGAAGCCCTGCGTTATGAATAA
- the tmk gene encoding dTMP kinase → MSKKGKLIVIEGIDGSGKATQAKKLVERLRQEGEDVETFSFPRHGQKFFGILVDQYLNNEFGDAAGLDPRVASLFFACDRFEAKEMLSKWLEAGKTVVLDRYATSNMGHQLSKIEGDQEKANFLNWLIELEFKTFKIPEPDMVIFLDVDVATVTRLIEQRSKDGKEYINGKKDGLENNLGHLEKSRATYKYLTEKFSYWHIINCVENNQLLSIEEIHQKIWALVKK, encoded by the coding sequence ATGAGCAAAAAAGGCAAGCTTATTGTTATTGAAGGTATTGATGGCTCTGGCAAGGCTACCCAAGCCAAAAAACTTGTTGAGCGCCTTCGGCAAGAAGGAGAGGACGTGGAAACTTTTTCTTTCCCGCGCCATGGCCAAAAATTTTTTGGTATTTTAGTTGACCAATATTTAAATAACGAATTCGGTGACGCGGCGGGATTAGATCCGCGTGTCGCCTCATTGTTTTTTGCCTGTGATCGCTTCGAAGCTAAGGAAATGCTGAGCAAGTGGCTGGAAGCTGGCAAAACGGTAGTACTAGATCGTTACGCCACTTCCAACATGGGACATCAACTTAGCAAAATCGAGGGCGATCAAGAGAAAGCCAATTTTCTCAATTGGTTGATAGAACTAGAATTTAAGACCTTTAAAATACCAGAACCAGACATGGTTATTTTTCTCGATGTTGATGTGGCCACAGTCACTCGATTGATAGAACAAAGAAGCAAAGACGGTAAAGAGTATATTAATGGCAAAAAAGATGGCCTAGAGAATAATCTGGGGCATTTAGAAAAATCGCGCGCTACTTATAAATACCTAACAGAAAAATTTTCCTATTGGCACATTATCAATTGTGTCGAAAATAACCAACTTCTTTCCATCGAAGAAATCCACCAAAAAATCTGGGCTCTTGTTAAAAAATAA
- a CDS encoding glycosyltransferase family 2 protein, translating to MKTTAVVPVYNENQEQLAQVLAGLKNYVDDIVVVDDGSVPNYSLLITHCTLLRHELNRGQGAALQTGTDFAVKNGAEIIIHFDSDGQHNPEDIPALIKPIEEGKVDFVFGSRYLLENTNKVPWTKKHFLHPLARLVNYLFTGLKLSDAHNGLRAFRADIANKIELTQDRMAHATEIMRLVKQNKIRYTEVAVRIDYHRYGQGLKGGIKVIKELVAGRIIKN from the coding sequence ATGAAAACCACCGCCGTTGTCCCAGTTTACAATGAAAATCAAGAGCAATTAGCCCAAGTTTTAGCCGGTCTCAAAAATTATGTTGATGACATTGTTGTTGTTGACGACGGCTCGGTACCCAATTACTCATTACTCATTACTCATTGCACATTACTCAGGCATGAGCTGAATCGTGGTCAAGGTGCCGCCCTCCAGACTGGTACTGATTTTGCCGTCAAAAATGGCGCGGAAATTATTATTCATTTTGATTCCGACGGCCAGCACAATCCGGAAGATATTCCCGCGCTGATAAAACCCATAGAGGAGGGGAAAGTGGATTTTGTTTTCGGGTCACGGTATCTATTAGAAAATACCAATAAAGTCCCCTGGACAAAAAAACACTTTCTCCACCCACTAGCCCGCCTAGTAAATTACCTTTTTACCGGTCTCAAATTATCCGATGCACACAACGGCCTGCGCGCTTTCCGGGCTGACATCGCTAATAAAATCGAACTCACCCAAGATCGCATGGCTCACGCCACCGAGATTATGCGTCTCGTCAAACAAAACAAAATCCGCTACACTGAAGTAGCGGTTCGGATCGACTATCATCGCTATGGTCAGGGTTTGAAAGGGGGAATTAAGGTGATAAAAGAATTAGTAGCAGGGAGAATAATAAAAAATTAA
- a CDS encoding NTP transferase domain-containing protein: MRGIILSGGSGTRLRPLTNVTSKQLLPVYNKPMIYYPLNTLIKAGIREIMIIVAPEHAGDYLKLLGSGSRFGCKLTYEVQDNPNGLPEAFVIGKNFIDEENVALILGDNLFEDDFTKDVKKFKSGAKIFAKKVPDPERSGVVKFNKNKTAQLIVEKPKKWISDYAITGFYLYDHRVAKIAAALKPSTRGETEIVDLHNWYLERRELAVGIIKGIWHDAGTLESYFEAQILAKERLQKKLVI; this comes from the coding sequence ATGCGTGGTATCATCCTTTCCGGTGGATCTGGCACCAGACTCCGCCCGCTGACCAACGTGACCTCCAAACAACTTCTTCCGGTTTACAACAAGCCGATGATTTACTATCCCCTGAATACCCTGATCAAAGCTGGTATCCGGGAAATTATGATTATCGTGGCACCCGAGCATGCCGGAGATTATCTCAAACTTTTAGGCAGTGGCAGCCGCTTTGGCTGCAAATTAACCTACGAAGTTCAAGACAACCCCAACGGTTTGCCGGAAGCTTTCGTGATTGGTAAAAATTTTATTGATGAGGAAAACGTCGCTCTCATTCTTGGGGACAACCTTTTTGAGGATGACTTCACGAAAGATGTCAAAAAATTTAAAAGCGGTGCCAAGATTTTTGCCAAAAAAGTTCCCGATCCGGAAAGATCGGGCGTAGTCAAGTTCAATAAAAATAAAACAGCCCAACTAATCGTAGAAAAGCCCAAAAAATGGATCAGCGATTATGCTATTACTGGTTTTTATCTTTACGACCATCGGGTTGCAAAAATTGCTGCCGCTCTCAAGCCTAGCACTAGGGGGGAAACAGAAATAGTTGACTTGCACAATTGGTATTTGGAAAGAAGAGAACTGGCAGTCGGTATTATCAAGGGCATCTGGCACGATGCCGGCACGCTGGAAAGCTATTTTGAAGCTCAAATTTTGGCCAAAGAAAGATTACAAAAAAAATTGGTTATTTAA